One Mycteria americana isolate JAX WOST 10 ecotype Jacksonville Zoo and Gardens chromosome 7, USCA_MyAme_1.0, whole genome shotgun sequence genomic window, AGCTACAGCCTGCAGCTGAAGGACCTGTGGCCCTCTGTCCGCCTCGGCCTGCTCTGCGAGCAGAAGTACGGTGCCCTCCTCAACAACTTCTCTCCCGTCGACCATGTCACCCaagagctggagctgctgaatGCCACCGATTTTGTTTCCGAAGCCCCCAGAAAGGCGCAGCGATGGCAGCGGGGCGCAACCGCAGAAGAAgcggggagaggggaaagcagggcCCAGGAGGGGTCTGGCGAGGGCAGGACAGTGATGCGGGCAGAGACGATGACACAGGCAGAGATGTCACCACCGCTTCGTGCCTCCATCAGCTCCAACATCAAGTGTTACACCTTCCCCAGGGGCGACATCACGCGCTTTCGCCCTGCACGGTGAGACATCCCCTGCCAGCCTCGGGCGCTGCACGTGTGTGAGCACCCGCTGCTTCTGCACGTCCCCACCCTCACTCCccgctgctgttttcttttccccttgcacGTTTGCTTTTTTTACGCAAATCGGTGATTCGCAGGCCGGACTCTCTGGGGCTTCTCGACTACTATCTCATGGACGCAGCATCTCTCCTGCCCGTCCTGGCGCTCGACGTGCAGCCGGATGACTTTGTCCTCGACCTCTGTGCGGCGCCGGGTGGCAAGactctggctctgctgcagactgGGGTTTGTGGTAAGTGGAGGTGGGTGTCCCCGTGCATAAAACAGCCTGGAGGAGTGTGCTGTCGCCGTTAATGTCTGACCGTTAATCATTTCTGGTTATGAGAGTTGGGAATCAGTTGTGGTTTTGCAAGAGTGACGTTCCCAGTGTGCCTGTTTTGTCCTCTCAGGGCATCTGGCAGCCAACGACGTCTCCCTTTCCCGGACAAAGAGGCTGTACCACATTCTCCATAGCTACGTTCCCAAAGAAATCAGGGAAACTGTGAGTGTCACGTCCTACGACGGGAGGGACTGGGGGCAGCTGGGAGGTGGCACTTTCCATAAGGTAGGTGATTGGGAACCGGTGAAGATAAACCCATCTAATTTACTTTCCTCCTGTTTCAGAGGAAGACAGCAGCTTATCCTACATTATAATTGTATAGTTTTCCGTAATCTtaaatgcagagaaagagagaagactaAGCCACATATGGCGTAATATTTCCTCCTGCTACACCCTTCCTGCAGGATCTGGTGCATGTGGGCATCCGGAGTTGTACCTTTATTTACCTGTGTAATACCCCTTAAAAATCCAGTTCTAATCCATCACCTGGAAGGGGTTAAACGTGAAGGTGAGATAATTCTTGTTTCTCAGCCATGTCCAGCCGCCAGACCTGGGTTTGTTACTCCGGGAGGCGTCGCTGCAGGAGCTCTGGCCGTGCGTGGTTGCAGCCGTAGGTGCTGCAGTAACGTGTACCAGGAAGACGCACAGAGCAGAAACGTTAAATGATGACACGTGCGAGAGCGTGATGTTATCCAgcatttctgtgtctgtttgCACGTTCCCGAAACGCAGAAGCAGCCAGACGAGTGACAGTTCAGTGTGGGCGCACACCTGCGCTCAGGCAGCGTCAGCTAGGCGAGGTACCGAGAGCTGCCTGGTGCGTGGCAAGGGTGGAGGACTTGGGCAAGGGGCAGGTTGCCCACGGTTGCACTAGGAGAGTCGCTGAGCTTGACCTGGGCCAGGACTGATGCAgggcctctgctgctgcaggtcctggTGGATGTCCCCTGCACGACGGACAGGCACTCTGTCATGGAGGAGGACAACAACATCTTCCACAAGAGGCGAACCAAGGAGCGTCAGATGTTGcccatgctgcagctgcagctgctgatgtGAGTGAGCTCGATGCTGTGttttggtgctgtttgtgttacCATAGCAGCTCTCCAtggccagcactgaaacctcttcTTACTTTACGTGTCCCCGACTGGGAAATGTGGAAACCGTGTGTAGTTTTCCAGAATGGCAATAGCTGAATACATCAAATCATAATAAGTGTGAGAAGGTGCAAATGTTCTCGGTCAGATCAAATGTCCTTCCTGTCCCCAGCAGTAGCCGTAGGAGGTAGGGAGGAGGGTCTAAGGAACAGGATGGGTATAGTGTTGTCCTTTCGTGTGATGATCTCTTGTGTCCCGGCAGTCAGCCCGGGAGGATTCCTGAGCGTCCCCCTCTCCCAGCACGTGGGAGGACATGGGGGTGCTTCGTCACCCCGTGTTGCTGGGAAGGCTGGATGGGCTGACTGCGAGCTGGGGCAATAAGGAAACAGGTTAGAGAGACCCATGGCAGTGCTTGAACTGCGAGAGCCTCTTCCTCTGTACGTACTCTTATCCCATTCCCTTGGAGGTGAGTGCAGGATTACTCCTTCCAGCTGCTGTCCAGTAGCGTCTCTCCCGTGTTAAGTACTTTATCAGTCTAAGCATCTATTTGACCCATATTGCCCTGGTCTAAAATTGTCCTCAGGTTGCAGTGACGCAGTGAGACTGCTGAGCCTGTGGAGTTCAAGGAGATTTGTCTCTCACCTCCTACGAGTTACGTGCTGGCTTCCCAGTTTCGGTGGGTGGGAACGCTGGTGTCCCACACAGTCCTCTTCTTCCCATGACGGTGTGTGTGTTCATCttgcctgcagggctgggatcCTCGCTACGAAGCCGGGAGGAGAGGTGGTGTATTCTACAT contains:
- the NSUN4 gene encoding 5-cytosine rRNA methyltransferase NSUN4, with the translated sequence MSYSLQLKDLWPSVRLGLLCEQKYGALLNNFSPVDHVTQELELLNATDFVSEAPRKAQRWQRGATAEEAGRGESRAQEGSGEGRTVMRAETMTQAEMSPPLRASISSNIKCYTFPRGDITRFRPARPDSLGLLDYYLMDAASLLPVLALDVQPDDFVLDLCAAPGGKTLALLQTGVCGHLAANDVSLSRTKRLYHILHSYVPKEIRETVSVTSYDGRDWGQLGGGTFHKVLVDVPCTTDRHSVMEEDNNIFHKRRTKERQMLPMLQLQLLMAGILATKPGGEVVYSTCSLSPLQNEHVIERAVEIAETEFNISIHVEDLSHFRTLFQDTFSFFSDCRLGELVLPHLTANFGPMYFCKLRRM